The genomic DNA AGACTTTGGGAGCTGAGCGAGGGCAACCCGTTCTCCTGACCATCGCAGTTTCGGCGACCTACGACTCTTTATCCAGACGCTACGACCTCGAGGAGCTGTCTGGGTATGTGGACTGGTTCCATGTGATGGCCTACGACTTTGCTGGCCCATGGTCACCGCGTACGGCCCATGTAGCCCCTTTGAACGCACCCGGTGAACCTGATTACAGACAGATTGGGGTAAATGGTGCGATTGCAGCGTTGCAAGAATTGGGCGTGCCGAAAGAGAAAGTAGTACTTGGTCTTGGTTTGGCCGGAGTTCGTTTTGAGGACGTCAGGCCCAATGGTAATCAGTGGATTGGGGTCCCTTTTACCCGAATGAATGAGAGCACTCGGAAAGGTTCTTGGAACGACTTCCGCTTCCTCCATTCTGCAGTTTTGTATCCACCGATGAATGACGGCGAATGGTCCCTTCGATGGGACGAGCAAGCAAGGGCCTCTTACTGGGTCTGCCCGACTTCGAAAACGGTGATCAGTTTCGAGTCGATCCGCTCTGCTCAGGAAAAGGCTGAATTGGTCCGGATAGATCAATTAAGGGGAGTTATGATTTGGTCGCTCGATAAGGATGGAGACGATTTGCCGTTGGTCCGGGCGGTGTCGGAAGTGTTGGAAAGGTAACCAAGGCGAAAGGTAATGCGCAGTCCCGCGTACGCGGGACAAGCCGCGGTGGTTTACATTGAAACGGGGTTCTATTTACGAAATGCCCGGCTTGCCGGCCTCGTGGTGAGCCTGCCGAACTGAGCCTGCGCCCCACCTTTTACGTAAAAACCGCTGTCGCGGTTCCTTTCTATGAGGACTCTCGGATTCCTTCGACGATCTGCTCCAGATGGTTCAGGGGAAGACTGTAATGCCCTTCGCCTGAGAGTTCCTTGAAGCAGGATTCTGGAATTTGTGAGGCTGTTTTTTGGGCTGCACGGATAGGGATATTGTGATCATCGGTGCCGTGCCAAAAACAAACCTTTGTCTCGATCGATGTCAGTGAAAAACCCCAAGGCTCAACGTAACGGGTAGCATCGTGCAGAACTCCCCGAGGATGTTGTCGAAACGCCATTTTTACGCTTTGCGCCATTGGGATGCGATTCGACTTTGATTTGAGGGAGTGCCGATCTGACTTCGCGATAAACGGATAGAGCGGGAGAAAGAGAAAATTCGGTGGAATGATTGCAAAATAAAATCTGGCTAGATGAAGACCAAACCTAAGAATCCACGGCGTCTTTCGGTAAATTAATTCGAGGCCTTTGTAGATTGGGTAGGCCGTCTCTGGATCGAGCACGAATTCAGGTAGGGCAGCACCACAGCAGATGGTGACACTCCTTATCCGCTCTGGATGTGCAGCAGCTGTCGCCAGTGCATAGGGGCATCCACCGGAAACAGCGAGCAAGTGAAATTCGTTCCAACCAAGAGAATCGAGAACATCACTGATCAACGGAGGCCAGTCTGTGATGGTGCGATTTTTTTCGAAGGTAGATAATCCGATTCCCGGCCGATCCAGAGAAAGAATATGATAACCGAATTTTTTAGCGGCTGCATCTGCGAGTGCGGCTTGCTTCCCAGAGCCCGGCCATCCATGGCAGTAGACGAGTGGCTCTCCTTTCGGATCTCCGTAAAAATACCCGTTGATTTGAGTAGAGGGGCGTCCTTCTCGAGCGAAAGTGCGGGTTTCTAAGGGAACGATGGCGCCACTCATGAGAACGTAGTATCAAGCCCGAGGATTGTCTGCTCAGATATTCTTATCGAGGATATTCGTATTGAGTGCCCTTTGGTGAACTATTGTAGGATAGCGCAGGCATAACTGTGCCGTACGGTATCTATGAGAAGATACCGTAAATCGGCCAAAAAAAAGCCGCTCTCCCAAAGGAAGAGCGGCTGAAAATAAGGGGGGATCAACTAGTAGGTGTAGGAGATCTCTCCAGAGTCGGTCGAAACCGTAAGGGTTCCATCTACCGAAACAGTGAGATTAGTGTAGTCTTCACCTGCAACTGGTTGGATCTCCGGGAAGTAAGTGCCCACAAGAGCTGAGTAATCAACGCTGGTGACACCATTCTCAAGCAGGTATCGCTGACCATTGGAGGCAATCATTTCCAAGTTGTTCATGATGGTGTTCCGCTCCGAGTTTTCCTGAATCTTTTGGAAGGCTGGGATAGCCATTGTAGCGAGTAGGGCGATGATGACGACCACGATCATGATCTCAACAAGTGTGAAACCTTTCTTGGGCTTATTCATATAACGTTCCTATTTGGATTACTTGGCGATTGAGCGAGACGAAGCCGTCTCTATCCGAGAAGTGCGACAGCTTCTTGTCCGTAAGGCAATCTCAATCCCGTCCTTTGCTATTTAGAACTCTATGTGAGCAGTGATCGGGCTCGTCTGGCTCTAGCTTACATCTCGGGCGCATCGGAATCCGCAATTTGAGGTTGAGCTGTCAGGCGTGTTTCCTGTTCTCGCTCCAAGACGGTATCGGTTACAGTAGGAGTCGTGACAGAGGAACGAGCCGCCACGCATTGAACGTTGGTCTCCGGTTTCAGGACCTTCGGGATTCGTGCGCGTGTTCTGCAAATGCCAGGAAGGACTGAACCAATCGCGGCACCATTCCCAGACGTTGCCACAGACGTTATAGAGACCGAACCCGTTGGGTCGGAAGGAGCGTGCGGGTGCAGTCCCGACGTAGCCGTCCAAAGCAGTATTCTTGGTCGGGAAGGTGCCCTGCCAAATGTTGCAGTGGTGTTTTCCTTTTGGGGTCAACTCATTGCCCCAGGGATACCTCGACTGCTCGACTCCACCGCGGGCGGCAAATTCCCACTCCGCCTCGGTGAGGAGCCGTTTGTTAGCCCATTCACAGTAAGCTTGGGTATCGTGCCAGGAGACATGGACGACGGGATGATCCATTCGCTTCAAAATATTGGATCCGGGCCCTTCGGGTTTTCTCCAATAAGCGTCTTCAACAGCGTACCACCATTTGAGTCCTTGAACAGTTTGTGAATCCCGTAGTTTGCGCTGTTTGGACTTCGGCAGGAGAACCAAAAACACGTAGGACCAGCCGAATCTCTCGGCCTCCGTTTGGTAGTTAGTTGCCTGAATAAACTCCGCAAACTGAGTGTTGGTGACTGTCGTTGCGTCGACAAAAAACGGCGAAAGCGTTACCTCGCGAATGGGGCCTTCCCCATCTGCCGGCCACCCATCCTCGTCTTCACTTCCCATCTTAAACGAACCACCTTTTATACGAATCATACCTTCGTTATCCTCGGCGATCGCTCGGGTGACGGGGCGAGTGCGGAGGGCTTGATTGAAGGAGGAGTCTTTCCCTGAAGTCACGCTAGCTTTGTCGGCCTCAGTGGGCGGGGTACAGCAGCCAGCTTTTGGTTGCGGATCCTCTGAGCTCACGATCTTCCCACTTGCCGTTAGAGACCATTTACAGCCATCGGCATCGGCTGTTCGCAGCTTGAATCAATGGTAATCCGAGTCCCGCTCTCTTCCGAATCATGGAAAGCAAGGATACAGTCCAAGACATGGTAGGCGATTGCTCCGCTAGCGCGGGGTCCTCGGTCCTCGGTGATCGCTTGGACCATATCGAGCAAGCCCAGGCCTCGGCCGCCGGAGTACGAATGGCTTTGCTGGGCAGCAGTGTAGGGTTTTGGAGGATATTCGCGGTTGATCAGGATTTCGCCTTCGAAACCGTTGGGATCAGGGCTTATTAGGGAGCCTTCCGTCCCGTGAAACTCGACACAGGATGGATCACCCGGTCGGAACTTGTGGTCAAAGCTAAACTCCAAATCGACTAACACGCCGCCGACCGTTTCGAGGCTTCCTGAATAGTAGGTTGGGGTGTTGACCTGGATCGTCTTACCGTTGAGGGGTTCGCTTGTGATCGTCCGCTCTGTGAATCCATTCATGGCACGGCCTTGAACGGATCGGATGGGCCCAAGACACTGGATGAGAGTGCTCAGGTAATAGGGACCCATATCAAGAAGGGGACCGCCCCCTTCTTGGTAGTAAAAATCGGGATTGGAGTGCCAGTGCTCATGTCCTGCGCTAAGAAGGTTGCAGCGGGCAAACAATGCCTTTCCGATCTCTCCCTGTTCGATTAGGTGTCTTGCCGATTGGGTTCCGGTGCCCAGAACCGTATCCGGGGCGCAACCGACTTTGAGACCTTTTTCCTTCGCCTTCTCGAGAACTGCTTTTCCTTCCTCACGGGTAAGGGCAAACGGTTTTTCACAGTAGGCGTGCTTTCCGGCTTCGAGAGCTTTGTAATTGATTGAGGCGTGGGCTGCGGGATGGGTAAGGTTCAGGATCAGGTCGATACTCTGATCCTCCAGAAGGGCCTCAATCGTTGGAGCGACAGTAGAAATCCCAAAACCGGATGCTAAATCCTCTGCGAACGGTTGGCGTACATCGGTGCAGGTCGTGACTTCGACTTGGTCACGGTAGTCCTTTAAAAAAGGGAGATAGGCATTACGTGCAATATCACCACAACCGATTAGGCCGGCACGGATCTTGGGATGGGGTTTTGTCATCTACTTATCTCTTTTCGCTACTTTCTCGCGGCCCAGAGACAACCTTTCAGGACCATCTTCCAGACGGCCGGGTTTTCATCAAATTCCTCTACTGAATGGCCTAGCGATGAATAGAAAACGCGCCCTTCTCCCCAGTTCTTTGTCCAGGCAACAGGCATCTTGATTTCCTTTCCCTCGTATTTGTAGGTTGTTGAGAGGAGGACCTTAATCCCGGGATCGGTCAGAAGGTAATACTGTTCCGAATCATAGGAAAACTCTTGAGGGAGTCCCTGAGTCAAAGGATCTTCCGGGTCTTCGATCTGAACGGTGTAGGGACCCACGTGAGGATGGCCGACGAAGTGCCCACCCACCATCCATTCGTAGTCAATCGCACCCCGGAACGAATCTCCCATCGTACCGTGGATACCGGAGAGTCCGACGCCTGCGCGAACGGCTGAAGATAGGTTCTTCTCCCGATCCCCGGAAAGTGTTCCCATGGTCCATCCGGGAATGATGAGGTCGAACTGTTGCAGCAAGTCCAAATCATCAAGACAATCCAGCGAGTCCACCAGTGTCACTTCAACGTTCGCTTGGGAGAGATCTTCTCTAAACTTTTGCGCGAGTGCTTTTGGTTGGTGACCATCCCATCCACCATAAAAAAGTAGTGCAGTTTTCGCCATCTGAGTTAGCAGAGTTGGGTGTAGGTGGTGGGATCTTGTGTCAAAAGGACGCTGGGTTTTGGCATGGGGAGGAGTTTTGACGTGAGGTTGTTCAGGTCAAGATCAGTCCAAATGCTTTTGGAGTTTCAACCGGCTCGGGTCCCGAAGAAAGCACACTCGGCGCAAGCTCCGAATCATTTGAGATTGCAGATTTGAAATTTGAGATCGAAATGAGGCCTCATCCTTCGCATGGCCGAAGGTTCTTCATCTGTGACTGACGACAAAAGACAGAACCACTGGAACATATCCGCCGATACCGGCGGAACCTTCACTGATGTTGTTGCCACCAGTCCGGAGGGAGAGAGAAAGGAGGCGAAGGTTCTTTCTTCTGGAACGCTTCGTTTGCGGGTTGTTCAGAGACTGGGTGAGGGTCGGTTGCGGGTGGATTCGTTGGGTCTTCCAGATGGATTTCTTGGAAATAGTCTGTTGGTCGGCGGCGGAATCGTTCGAGAGTTCGTCGAGGACAGGCTGACAGTCGACGGAAGCCTCAACCCTGATTCCGATACCGTGGAAATCGACACGGGACTCCCGGCTCCGCTTCTCGGCGCGCATCTGGTGACTCAGACGCCTCTTGCGCAACCGTTACCGCCGATCCGAATGAGGATCGCGACTACTCGCGGAACCAATGCCCTCCTCGAAGGAAAAGGGGCCAAGGTTATTCTACTGACCAGTGAGGGCTTTACCGACCTTCTCCGCATTGGAGACCAAACCCGTCCAGACTTGTTTCAACGCCCGATTCCATCAAGGAGAAGATTGTTCGCCGAAACGGTGGGATTGCCGGTGAGGCTAAACCGAGAGGGCTCTTCGGAGGCTTTTGGAACGGGAGAGGGAATTCTCGAAGAACTGGAGAAGTATGCTGGAGAAGACCGTGTTCTCGTTTTGTCATTGTGCAATGGATACTTTGGGTCTGAAATCGAGGAAGAATGGGTATCGAAGTTTCGCCATTTGCCCTGGGCGAAAGTTGTCACTGCATCTTCTTTGAGTCAATTACCTGGTTACCTGCGACGCACGGAGACTGCGGTGGTAGAGGGATATTTGGGTCCGATTCTCGACAGCTATCTGGATTCGATAGCGGAGGTGGAAGGGGTGAACGAGCTCAAGGTAATGACGAGTGGGGGTGGGGTCCTTTCCCGTGATCGATACCGTGCGGTCGATTCCCTGTTGAGTGGTCCAGCCGGCGGA from Verrucomicrobiota bacterium includes the following:
- a CDS encoding glycoside hydrolase family 18 protein, which gives rise to MFRALSILLGSIGLLVSASAVERKKVLAAYLPSWGISSISNVKPADAGITHLLYAFVKPSLNRETGRVELLLDFEGNGLPEGAATSTFAQFLELAGEGSSAKRMVSLGGWGLSEAFTEIASTDQNRREFSSVVTRFIDRHGLDGVDIDWEYPVEGGPEETVVRPEDVENFVRLAAILRKDLETLGAERGQPVLLTIAVSATYDSLSRRYDLEELSGYVDWFHVMAYDFAGPWSPRTAHVAPLNAPGEPDYRQIGVNGAIAALQELGVPKEKVVLGLGLAGVRFEDVRPNGNQWIGVPFTRMNESTRKGSWNDFRFLHSAVLYPPMNDGEWSLRWDEQARASYWVCPTSKTVISFESIRSAQEKAELVRIDQLRGVMIWSLDKDGDDLPLVRAVSEVLER
- a CDS encoding alpha/beta hydrolase — its product is MSGAIVPLETRTFAREGRPSTQINGYFYGDPKGEPLVYCHGWPGSGKQAALADAAAKKFGYHILSLDRPGIGLSTFEKNRTITDWPPLISDVLDSLGWNEFHLLAVSGGCPYALATAAAHPERIRSVTICCGAALPEFVLDPETAYPIYKGLELIYRKTPWILRFGLHLARFYFAIIPPNFLFLPLYPFIAKSDRHSLKSKSNRIPMAQSVKMAFRQHPRGVLHDATRYVEPWGFSLTSIETKVCFWHGTDDHNIPIRAAQKTASQIPESCFKELSGEGHYSLPLNHLEQIVEGIRESS
- a CDS encoding prepilin-type N-terminal cleavage/methylation domain-containing protein; this translates as MNKPKKGFTLVEIMIVVVIIALLATMAIPAFQKIQENSERNTIMNNLEMIASNGQRYLLENGVTSVDYSALVGTYFPEIQPVAGEDYTNLTVSVDGTLTVSTDSGEISYTY
- a CDS encoding formylglycine-generating enzyme family protein; this encodes MTSGKDSSFNQALRTRPVTRAIAEDNEGMIRIKGGSFKMGSEDEDGWPADGEGPIREVTLSPFFVDATTVTNTQFAEFIQATNYQTEAERFGWSYVFLVLLPKSKQRKLRDSQTVQGLKWWYAVEDAYWRKPEGPGSNILKRMDHPVVHVSWHDTQAYCEWANKRLLTEAEWEFAARGGVEQSRYPWGNELTPKGKHHCNIWQGTFPTKNTALDGYVGTAPARSFRPNGFGLYNVCGNVWEWCRDWFSPSWHLQNTRTNPEGPETGDQRSMRGGSFLCHDSYCNRYRLGARTGNTPDSSTSNCGFRCARDVS
- a CDS encoding Gfo/Idh/MocA family oxidoreductase, producing the protein MTKPHPKIRAGLIGCGDIARNAYLPFLKDYRDQVEVTTCTDVRQPFAEDLASGFGISTVAPTIEALLEDQSIDLILNLTHPAAHASINYKALEAGKHAYCEKPFALTREEGKAVLEKAKEKGLKVGCAPDTVLGTGTQSARHLIEQGEIGKALFARCNLLSAGHEHWHSNPDFYYQEGGGPLLDMGPYYLSTLIQCLGPIRSVQGRAMNGFTERTITSEPLNGKTIQVNTPTYYSGSLETVGGVLVDLEFSFDHKFRPGDPSCVEFHGTEGSLISPDPNGFEGEILINREYPPKPYTAAQQSHSYSGGRGLGLLDMVQAITEDRGPRASGAIAYHVLDCILAFHDSEESGTRITIDSSCEQPMPMAVNGL
- a CDS encoding ThuA domain-containing protein, whose amino-acid sequence is MAKTALLFYGGWDGHQPKALAQKFREDLSQANVEVTLVDSLDCLDDLDLLQQFDLIIPGWTMGTLSGDREKNLSSAVRAGVGLSGIHGTMGDSFRGAIDYEWMVGGHFVGHPHVGPYTVQIEDPEDPLTQGLPQEFSYDSEQYYLLTDPGIKVLLSTTYKYEGKEIKMPVAWTKNWGEGRVFYSSLGHSVEEFDENPAVWKMVLKGCLWAARK